The Macaca nemestrina isolate mMacNem1 chromosome 17, mMacNem.hap1, whole genome shotgun sequence genome contains the following window.
TACAAACAGCACAGCTCTGGGTGGTGAGATGCTGCTGACAGTCCCCAGGTCTCGCATAGCCTGACCCCCGCAGGCACTGGTTGAGTGCACTTCTTGAAAAGACCCTCATGTTCCCAGGCTTTGAGACCCGAGCAAACTGCTGGCAACAGAGTGATGGAAGGGGGAGTATCTCTCTCCACCCGGAGACATTTGGCTTCACCTGTGAAAACAGCATCAACTTGATGAATGGCCGTTTCCTGCACTTTGTGAAATTAAATTCTTGGCTGGGACCGAGCAGTGCAGGGTTAGCCGTAGCTGCCCAGGGACAGGGATGGGGCATCAGGAGGGAGCCTGGGCAGCAAAGGGCTCAGGGTCCGAGGTCCTGGCAGCTGCCACACGTGGGGTGGGGGAGAGCATGAGGGAAGAGAGCTGAATCAGCAGGTACCCCAGGTATGGGCTGAAGGCAGAGGGGAAgaagtaaagaataaaaatgcaagAACGGACCCACATGGCCAAGAGGGACagggaggaggctgggtgcagaAAGGCAGTCCCCACACACCCACTAAATCCCAGCCCTGGCCCCTGGGGCACAGTCACTGCAGGGCCAGGCCTCTCCAGGGAACCATTCACATCTGCTCCGAGTGTCCCATGGCGCTCCTCCCATTTCAGACACTGGAGAATGGAGGGATCCCTAATATTTCCAACCCAACTCTGCTCTGTATGGAGACAAACTCCCTTCCCAtgccattattatcatcattgtcTTCATTAGTCCTTGGTCCAGTGTACCAGTCATGGTCATTCTGGGGCTCCTATCAAGGGCTCTTCACCCAAACCTGTCCCCTATCCTGGCCACACTCCTGCCTGTGATCCTGTGCACTCTGGGGAGGAAGGCATGGAAGCAGCTCCCCCAGCCTCTTCTCCCACAGTAGCAATTCCTGCTGCTGGTGTTATGTGGTCATGCCATCCAACCAGATCACCCCTGAGAACTTCCTTCCTTAAAGGCCCACTATATAACCTGAAATTATTATTCCACACTGtgtcctctcctccttccctggaAGGAGCTCTACAGGCCTGGTGGCGGCTCTGAGCAATATCCTCTGGTCCATGTCTCTCATCTGCAAAGTCTAGGGAAGCTGGAGgccccccccaccccagcctaATGGCCAGCCCTGGTGCATCTTCAGGAAAACACAGAGGCAGCCCGGCCCACGTCTGTCCTGGATTCACCCCTCGCTCTCCCAGGAGGTCTCCATCTATGGCTCCTGTCCTGGTTCCTCTTCACCAGGCTTCTCTTTTAAAGAAATGGCTggtcttgggccgggcgcggtggctcaagcctgtaatcccagcactttgggaggccgagacgggcggatcacaaggtcaggagatcaagaccatcctggctaacatggtgaaaccccgtctctactaaaaaacatacaaaaaactagctgggcgaggtggcgggcgcctgtagtcccagctcctcgggaggctgaggcaggagaatggcgtgaacccaggaggcggagcttgcagtgagctgggatccggccactgcactccagcccgggcgacagagcgagactccgtctcaaaaaaaaaaaaaaaaaaaagaaagaaatggctggtcttacattttatttagcaTGGTGTCACCAGGGGTCCCACCCGGAGTCCAGCTTCTTCTCAGACCCTTCAGCCCTGACCTCTCATGCTGATCTGTCCAGAGTGGAAGAAATCACTCATCCCGGGAGCACCTCTGTTCACAGCCCTAAGTCGCAGCCAGAAAACAGCCCTCAACAGTCACCCGGGCCTGCATCTCTCAGCTCTCCATTCAGGGCTGAAGAGTTAAGTGCCCAGAAAAACTGACCATCACATGAACTCCAGAGACTCTTGTGTGTGAGCATGCGTGTGTGCGGGTACGTGTGTGCGGGTGCgtgtgtgcgggtgtgtgtgtgcgggTATGTGTGTGCGGGTACGTGTGTGCgggtgcgtgtgtgtgggtgcatgtgtgcgGGTACGTGTGTGCGGGTGCATGTGTGCGGGTACGTGTGCGGGTGCATGTGTGCGGGTGCATGTGTGCGGGTATGTGTGTGCGGGTGCATGTGTGCGGGTGCATGTGTGCGGGTATGTGTGTGCGGGTGCGTGTGTGCAGGTGCGTGTGTGCAGGTGCATGTGTGCAGGTGCGTGTGTGCAGCTGCGTGTATGCGGGAGTGTGTGTGCAGGTGCGTGTGTGCGGGTGCGTGTGTGCGGGTGCGTGTGTGCAGCTgcgtgtgtgcgagtgtgtgtgcaGGTACGTGTGTGCAGGTGCGTGTGTGCGGGTGCGTGTGTGCGGGTGCGTGTGTGCAGCTgcgtgtgtgcgagtgtgtgtgcaGGTACGTGTGTGCAGGTGCGTGTGTGCGGGTGCGTGTGTGCGGGTGCGTGTGTGCAGCTgcgtgtgtgcgagtgtgtgtgcaGGTACGTGTGTGCAGGTGCGTGTGTGCGGGTGCGTGTGTGCAGGtgcgtgtgtgcgcatgtgtacatgtgtgtcttCACTGCTTCTCCAGATGAGTTTAACCCCACTGTGGGACACAGCAatgtcttctctttcccctgtccCCCTTGACCCCGAGTAGACACTAGGCAGTGTCACCCTCACTGAGGTGAAATTGAAGGGTTTGGGGTATCATGCTGGTTTCACTGCCAGGCAGGGGCATCCCTCTTGCCCTGGATGGTTCTGGAATTACCCTAAGACTACACAGAAGTCCCCCCAGTTTCCTCCCACTCAGACCCTGACTGTCACAGTCAAAATCCCCTCCACTGAGCACAACGGTGCCACCTGttgtggttttttcttttcatgctgCAGAATCCTGGGTCATTCCTGCAGATGCTTTAAATAGACAAGGGGATATTCAGGTTGCACACacttccccattttacagaggcagGGTTTTCAGGGTGGAAGGGGGGTCTGATAGTGGTCCCACTCCTGTCTCCCCAGGCCTCTCCCACACCCCTGATTCTCACCAGTTTCTGGCTCTGGGACGGGTAAAACCCAGCCCCACGGCCACCATATGGGCTTGGGGGTCATGAAGTCATGTGGTGGGGCTGTGCCTATGGGGTCTTCTCTGGGCCTGAAGGTCCTAGGGCCACTTCCTCCTCAACCAGGTTCTACTCACTCTGAGCCAAGTCCAGACCCTCCCTTTGGAGAAGCTTTCCCTGACTCTGTGGCCAAAGGGAcctcctctcccagctcctggtcTCAGGGCTCTGACAGCCTGGGGCAGCCGCCGGCCACATCTTGCTGTGTTCTGACACACGCCGTCTCTCGGGTCCCTGCCTCATTTCACTCTAGTGTTGCTCTTGTTTCATGAATTGGGTCCCATCCCCCTAACTGACCCATAGGCTTAGATTTTAAAGAAACGTGTATCTGCAGCCCCCGGGCTCTAAGCATCTCTTTCCAAGTATTACGGGTTCTGCTCCCTCCCAGACCGCCCAACTCAACATGGACAAAAAGCAAAAGCTGTGTTCCTGGCACCCTATTTCTTTCTGTTCATCGACAACCCCTCCCTGAGCTTCACAGACTTCAAGCCCTGCTGTCCCTTTGGCCACCATCTCCCATGCTCAGCCCAGAAGCCCTTCCCTTGCAGTTTGCCTTTCCTTTTCGTTCCCATTCCTTTCCTTACAAGTGGCCCCTGGTCACCACGTATCTGGAATGGCCGCACTGCCTCTCCTGTGTCCCATCCTGTTCACATTACCAGAGTCAATAAGCCCCTTCCTGCCTCCCAAGCCTCTGGGGGGCTTCACTCTCAGGGTGGGTGTCAAGACCCACCCCAAGCTGACCCTAGGGACCCAACACAGACATTTCGCTTCATTCCAGAGGCCTCTGCCCCCCTGGACCCCTGGAAAATCTCCTGCCTGTGGCTCCAGCCTGCACTGCCCAGTGTGGTTATTAGACATTTTCACAAATGCAGATTCTAGATCTCCAAAGAGATTGAAGACGGCACTCCCAGAAGATGGCACCCCGTCACAATCACTTCTGTCCTCTGCTGCGCCGCCCCGGGGCTGGGCATGTAATTGACATCACAAGGACTTCCTGAACTAAAAGGGTGCTGTGGTCTGCCCGCCGTTAACACCCCCATCTTCCCACTGGAAGATGGGTCTTTAGTGACACTACAGGCCACAACACAGAATCCCAGTTTTCTTCGACTATTTTCCTCAATGCCCCTGGAAGCCCGGAGGGTCCTGAGCACCCAGCGTGAAGCCCTCCTGTGTGGTTCACAGGGCCAGCCTGGTCCTCTTGGCAGAGACGTGCACCCCACGATGACAGTCACTTCCTGCTGCTCTAGACTATTCTGTTTTTCCGTTCTATCTCAGGTCTGAGCAACCACGTGTCCACACAGTGTTGAGGGTTCGATAAGAAGCTAGGAGACCACACCTGTCCCCAACTCCTCGGGGTTCCAGGAGCAGGCCCAGGGCTCCTGGCAGGTCTGCTCTGGTCCCACCCACAGGGTCATCCGAAAACCAGAGCAGCCATGAACCTGCCCCTCTTAGCGGGTGCCCGCCCTCTTTCCCCACACCCCTTGCCATTTCCTGCTCCTTGTCTGCTGCCGTCTGGGCTGGAATTCTGTCTCCAAATTGGAGATCACTCCAGGCACTCAGGACTGGAATTTGAGCCCTAGGAGGGGAAGGAGCCATTTgtagctcttttctttttttatgctgCTGAGCAAAGCAGGGATCAGGCTGAGCACAGCTGCCAGGGAGGTGTTTTGTGATAAATCAATAAACTGcctggggtgggagagggaaagggatAGATAGGGAGCCCCAGGGTGCTGGAGAGGAGGCAGGATCTGGGCCCAATGTGAGCACCTGAGTCAATGAACTAAAAGAGATGAGAGACGGGGTACAGAGGGGAGGGGAGCACACAAGTGAGAGGCagccagagacagagacacagagaagtgtAGGGGCATGGGGAGATAGAAACACAGaaccagagagacagagagaacagagacacacacagagagacaaagagacaaggatggagagagacagagacagagagagacaaagagagacagagacagagagagacagacagagcctgagagacaaagagagacagagacatagagaaagagagagagagatggggtcggggagagagagatagaaagacaGTGATGGAGAGACAAatagggacagagagagacagaggcagaaagatagagatacagagacagacacagagaaaggggagggaaagagacagaaagagatagagagagggagagaaatacagaggaagagagagagagatgggatgGGGGAGAGACAGATagagagagatagacagagaCATAGAGAAAGTGGAGGGAGAcaaagagacagacacacacacacacacacacacacacacacacacacacacacacacacaaacacacacacacacagaaacaggcagagacagaggaagacagGCCGGGTGAGAGACCTGCCAGTCTTTAACCAGGGAGGAGATGACCCTCCAAAACTGCATTTACACGTAGCAGACCAGCTCACAGCCTCAGTGAGGGCTGCACCCATCAAAGGATTTTGGGGAAGGTGTCCTCGCTTCCTGAActattttcattaaaagaaaaaagttgccGAGCTGGCTCTTCCACACTGGCCTCCTGCGTACTGTGCTCGGCCATGgtcttgctttcttttgttccaGAGACACAGAACTGTTTAATTCTCATCCCTTCAATCAATACCTGGTGTCATGTCATCCAAAGCCATTATTTTTACACCAGAGAAAAATGGAGACCGAGTACAgtataaagaagagagagaggagacagaaatCGTTGCTTCAGAGGCTGCAAGTGAAAACCTCGCTCAGAGCCACCCAACCTCAGCATCATCCAGCTGGCTCTGCAGGTCTCCTGGCTCCCAGAACAAAAGCATCTGGAGAAGCAGGTGCAGGAGAGGAAAGCCCTGGGGAAAGAATGTCCCATGACCCTGGAGGGGTCTGTCTGATGGCAAACAGCTTCTTCCCAAAGACACACCCACAGTCAGCCCCCAGTTGGGAGTTCAGACAGGGCTAAGTCTCCCCCAGCTCCCCGATCCCATCCTCCTCTCTCCCCGTCCCTCCCACTCTGCCTCTGCCCCCATTCCTGCCCTTCATCCCACGAGCACACTCAGCTTCCACATTCTCAAGAGGCATCGTCCTGAGACCTTCCCCCTCTCCCAGACGCCCAAGTGTCTCCTCTGTCTCCTCCAGACTGTCTATACTGCCATGTCGTCCCTTCCTAGGAACTGAAATCTGCCCATGTTCCCACCTCTCCCTTGGGAATTCCCACCCTGGTCACCAAGGATCCCCTCATTGCCAAATCCAGCGATCCATCTCAGTCCTGCCCCGTTTCTTGCTGCTTTTACCTGATGATCCTTGAAACTGCTTTTTTCCATCACCTCTTCCTGTTTCTACCCTCCACCCATTCCTAGGGCCCCAATTCCTTGCCACACCTCCTAAATCACAATCTTTAGCTTGGACCTCCCTTTCTCGAGACTCCTGTGTCCTAGTAGACACTTTCACCCGGAGATGTGCCCCAGGAGACCTCATTGGCACCCAGTGCTCCTCCTGTATCTGCCATCTCAGACAATGGCATCGCCAGACGCACAGCATGCAGACAACAAACTGAAATCATGGTCACCCACTCCTCATGCTCCGTAGGTTACAGGGACTTGTTGGTGTCTCGGAACCTGTCCCTTTCTGGGTATCCACTGCTTCTGACGCTGGGCCTGGATTCTTGGAATTGCATCCTCAGTGGCCAGATCCTGGAACCACTGTTTGAAAATCTTCTCCTTACCTAGAGATGGGCTTCTTAACCCTTCGGGGTCCCTAGGAAACCTCTTCCCAGAAAAGGTACATATGTGCACAAAAGTTTGCAACCATTTCAGGAGGCTCACGGGCCAACTGGAGCCCATCTGTGAGGCCTACAGTTTAGGAGCCCAAGACAGCTCTCCAGGGAACCAGGACCATCACACTGCAGCTCCCACACAGctttccagcctcagtttcctcatctgccacATGACAGCAGTAATAGACCCATCTCAGAGGATGCCTGTGAGCTTGAAGATGCAATGAAAACCACATGGAGCTGTGCCTGTGCCTGGCACGTAGCAAGTGTCTCAACCCCCCAGCCAGCCCAGCCCACCCTGCATAGACACAGAGGTGTTTCTCCACCATGCTGGGGGCCTTCCCTTGACAAACCCTGGACGTTCTATCTGTTTAGAACATTCTCTACCAGCGAACCCTCTTACTCTCTAAAACCTGGCTCAGATGCCGCCTCCTCTCTGCTGCCTGGAGCCTCACTGGGGTTCCCAGAGTTATTGGTGTCACACTGTGTCTGCCTCTGCATCCAGGTGCTGCATTAGAGGGACGTATGGGAGCCTCTCCCTGTGTAGATGAGGCTGTCAGAGGATGGGGCTGGCTGGCTCCAGCTTCTCCTGCCCCAGATGCATAGGCTGTAGCATACAGCAGGTGGTCAACGTGTGTGTTTGATTTGTAAATGAAACACATGGAGATGTCTATTTGCGACCAAGAGGAGGTGCCTTGGACAGAGTCCAGGAGACCTGCATGTGACTTCCTTCACCCTGGTGGGGGCTGAGAAATGAACCatcatgtatgtgtatatgtgtgtgtgtgtgtgtgtgtgtatatatgtatgtacatgtttTCACGTACACATTTTGGTATTATTTACTTTAACACGTGCAGACACTGTTATCATCATCCTTATCTTACAgtggaggaggctgaggcctgacaCCTGGCCAGGCACGGATCCTCTAGAGACAGGACTCCAGCCAGCCTCTCATCTCTGGGTCCCAGGCTTCCCTGGAGTGTCCGTGTACACAGCCTTGAGTCCGCACCCCTTGGCGCAGCACACCCAGCCTCTGCTATCTGGCTCCCACTTTCCACCCTGGTTTTCCTCCAGTGACATCTACAACCATGCTGGGTCTGGCCCCGCTCCCCTGTGCTCACACTCGCAGGTGCCGCCGTGCTCCATCTGAGCCCCTCCAGGCCCCACTTGCTCCCGTCCTCTCGTCCTCCACGTCTCAGATCGCCAAAGCCTTCCCCGGCACCACACACTCAGGCAATCTCACCTGCCCCTGCAATCCACGTAGCCTGCAGCCATCTCAGCTTTTCTGTCCAATATTGGGATTTTCCAGAAATGTTACCCTAGTTCTCATCCTTATCCTATTCAATGGGtttctacagaaaagaaaactcgCTGTTTCTCACACCCGCCGGTCTGCCTGCACCACGTCGTAGACACTGCCCTCCTTCTGTGCTGTTTGCCACGGACTCCAGGTAGCTTCACACACATTCCTTC
Protein-coding sequences here:
- the LOC139359402 gene encoding putative uncharacterized protein FLJ46204; protein product: MTLWVGPEQTCQEPWACSWNPEELGTAAHTHPHTRTRTHAPAHTYLHTHSHTRSCTHAPAHTHPHTRTCTHTPAYTQLHTRTCTHAPAHTHLHTRTRTHIPAHMHPHTCTRTHIPAHMHPHTCTRTRTRTHAPAHTYPHTCTHTHAPAHTYPHTHTRTHTPAHTHPHTRTRTHACSHTRVSGVHVMVSFSGHLTLQP